The Branchiostoma lanceolatum isolate klBraLanc5 chromosome 5, klBraLanc5.hap2, whole genome shotgun sequence region AACTATTTGCCAATACCACTAATTAGAAGGCTGTTCTATACAAAGGAAATGTCAAAATTGTAAAagcattttgaaatacagtcaaacatcatgacttcttttattcatcactTCAGTATCATCGTAAATGCCCGgtacctcaactccccccctactttccCACCACTTCCTGCAGCCGATGCGTATCTCCTGCAGCTGCAGAAGTACGACATGCCGCCAGCGCAGGCCGCCACGCTGCCCAACGCTGTCAGCAACCCCACCATGGCCTCCACCCCGGCCTCCACCTCCCTGCAGGGCAGCGGCAGTGCCACCATGATCCGCCAGATGTCCTCGGGAACAGGGCCGGTCACCGGCATCATGAAGGCACCAGGTAAGATGTCTGAGTGCTTTAGTGCTGTGCCATTTCCAGTATATCATTGTTTGTGGACTCCACACTTCGTTCTTTCGTTCAGACCCTGGTAGTGCCTAAAGACAGGTAGGTCAGCAAGTtgccttgctgtttcagtatcagggtgtatttttacagggaggggtttctAGCCCTTCCCTTGTGCATCCCACTCTGTCATGACATATTCTAGGTTTGGTCTGACCTGTGACGTACATACAAGTGATTTTACAAGTGCttggcatgcccacaaattatgTTTGATTACTCTTAGAAGGACAGTTGCCTTGAATCGAAGGACTTCAAACTGGACTGTAAATTGATTTTGATAACTTTGATTCTGTTATGATTCATATAGTACACAGTTTTAGGTCAAATGCAGTACTCATTGCAAAAAATAAGTACCAGCAGTTCCTTACATTTGATTTACTACTTCCACATACAAAGAAGATATTGTAAATTTTTATATTTGTTCCATAAtctgtacatttacatacacacaggTCTTCAGCCTTTGCGGATGCCTACTCAGACCACGCTGGTCGGCACGGCAACCACCGCCATCCCGCAGCAGTCGCCTCCCGTGCGGGGCCGAGCCCGGGTCAAGTCTCCGGTCGCCGTGACGATGGCCAGCAGTCCGAGGATGGCCACCAGTACCACCAGTCCTCGTATCCTCACCACAACCTCTCCTGGGGTAGGCCCAACATTAGTTCGCTCTTTCGTTTGTTCgcttgttcagacccttgtagggcagcaagtttccttattgtttcagtagcagggttaTTTTACAGGAAAGGGTTGCTACCctttccctttaacatgctcatggcacctccttgaacactgttttacgtcccttccaaaagactggCAACCTTAGTAACATTTACCATGCCAAAGATTGAGTTCATAGGTTTGTAAATAGCCTAACTGAAGAAGCTATGAAtggatttttttattatttctttgtgTATAAAATAATAGTGAATAGTTTATGTTCTTAGGGATTCTGATCCAAGATGTTTCTTTCTACCTCAATGAATAGTGCCTACAATGTAGTTAGTTACTTTTTCTAAGATTGGGTACACATCAGAAAATTTCCAATGGTAGTAGATTCTTCCCCTTTTTCTAAGTGACTCATCTGCATGATTTCTGTTTGAAATAATAAATGGAGTTGTCCAATTTTTCTAGCGACATAggttttaaatcattttgtcaTTGTCCTTTCTTCCTCAGACACTCCCCTCTGGCACGGGCATGAGTGGAATTCAGGCACTGGCGGCGGCTGCAGCGGCCACCCAGAAGATTCCTGCCAGTCCGTCGGGCACCACCATGAGGCCTCAGCTGTCCACTACCCACACAGGCACCCCCGTCACCCTCACTCTCGCCTCGGGGGTCAAATCCACCCCCATTATGGTCAGTGGACCAGCCCAGTCTGTTCCAAACAGGCTTTTCGTTAATGTCATAACGGCTCCTTTCCAAACTCTCTGGTGTTTGAGAAAAACAATCCGCAGTTGGTAAATCATTTTTTGTCACCCGACACTCCTTTTTCGCCCAACGCACCACAGTTTGGAAATGGGTCTAGTTGAATCTACGAGCAGCCATGTTGGTGTACAATGTGACAGATTTACAATGTTCTCCAACATGGTACAAATGATGTCCTATGAAAAGCCTGTATTGGATGCTACCTTCTGTTACTGCCTATTGCTATGGGAAGCAAGCATGGAAGGCAAATGAAAAACATGATTATTTTTTCTGTACTTTTATGGTCTAAAGCTGCATGACAGTTATCTTCGGAATTCAGGGTtcagtttttttctgtcataaAATTAAAATGTTGCTATAAAGATGTAAAAGAAGTCTTCTCACAACATTATGGAAAAAAGGTTATTAGAACTGGCATGTTTCACCCTTTTAGTGGAAAATTGGTATCATTTTGTTCTAAACCTTTGAACATATGTCTGCTGAAGAACCCGCTTGATTACTTTTGGAAATAAACTAATTGCCGTGCATAGAAATAGGTATTGGCATATATGGATAAATTACAGTTGCagcatttttcaattttggcaAGTGTTGTTCGAGATCCCCAAAACTGCAGCATTCTTGTCACGTAGCACTAAATCTCTTCCTTCTGTCTCTTTTCTCCTTCTCCTTTTTTGACCCGTAGCAATATTTTTCAAACCAGGTCAACACGGCGGCCACCAGTATCCTGAAGACGGCGGCCCAGGCGGCGCAGGCGGGCGCGCAGCAGCAGCTCCAGGGGAAGCAGATCATCACGGTCCACAAGTCGGGCGCCGTCACGCTCACGCCGCAGACACAGGTGGTCACCACCGTGGTGGGCGGAGTCACCAAGACGGTCACGCTGGTCAAGTCCGTCCCTGTCACTGTAAGTCTGATGACCATCCAATGAATAACAAACGTTATTTTCCAGGCCccgtgcatgcatgcatgcgtAGCTGTGAAAAGTGGCTGAATCTCTTTTGCATGAAATTTCATTGAGCATGTTGTGCCAGAATGAATTATGATTTGGGACAATTACCTGAGTAATTCTTTGAGTCTTTATATTTTCATGAAAACTCAAATCGGCATGCTGGCTAAAGCATGCAAACACTTGTTAGGTAGCATTAAAACATGGTTCCAGCAGTAGATGAAATGGAAAGGATGATATTCCCcatgctattggaaaatgaCTCCCTTTTGTTAGTATTTAGACATAAAGATTCTTTGTAGTTAGTTTAAGAAGCTAGGAATTCTATGTAGTTAGTTGTAGAGTTAGAAATTCTATGTAGGTAGTTTCAAGGAATTCTTGAAGGCATCTTCAAGCTTAGCATGCATGTTAGGGTGATGCATACAAGACACAAGGCTCGTCCTGATATTTCCTTGACTTTACCATGCTCCGCCTTGCCTCTCTGTTTGATGATTTTCTTGCCTCTCTCGTGCCGTGCCCACGACCCCCCACCCCCGTCCCGTCACCAGCTTCAGGGAGGAAAGGTGACCTTGATCCAGACCAAGCCCCTGAGCTCCACGGGCATGGTGCTGGGCACCTCCCCGCAGGGCGCCGCGCCGGGAGTCGGCAGCATGGCGCGGCAGCTCGGCCAGCTGCAGGTACGTGGCACAGCCCCGCCCCTTTCCCCTTCGCCCTTACGCTGGAGCGgccatacacgcacacacacgggCTAGCAGTGCTGTATATACAAGTTAGAGTATTACACAGATACAAGCACACACACGGGCTATCGGTGCTGTATATACAAGCgtatgtacacacatacactcacacacgcagGCTAATGCTGCTGTATTGCTTGTATAATGCTTTTTTCTAGGGCTATGGTACAAATATACAGTCTCATACACGCAACTTTGACTTCTTTGTTCTAGGGCTATGGTACAATgatatacataaacatacatggacacacacacacacacacgcacacacacatgtacagacacatacatacatgctaaTTGTGCTGTCTTTGGTCTAGGGCTTTGGTACAAGGGTATaaacacatacacgcacacacacgtacagacacatacatgtacccggCATAACGGTGTAGCAGTTGTTCTTGGGCTATGGTACAAGtgtatatacacacatgcatgctAACACAAACAGCTGTGCCGTCTTTGTCCTAGGACTGTGGTACAAGGGTGTGTACACATGCAGtctcatacatacatacatacaaacaaacacacacactaaaaaACAACCTAAGGGTACATACACATGCGAATGACTGTGCTACCTTAGTTCAATGGCAAAGGTACGATGGCATAAATTTGCAGTCAGACACATAAACACAACTGTGTCATCTATGCTCTAAGACAATGGTACAAGGGAACACCTACCCCACATCTTACTCCCAGCCAACCCAGTCTTAAATGAAACCTACCTTTCCTCTATCTAATTTCTGTATGTCTTATTTTGTCTCTAATAGAAGGGGAGATTATAGATTTTATACATACATagtaacatacacacacagacacagacaaacatCTGATCATGACATATACCTAATGTAGTCAagtcttgttgatttttgtttcaaCTTATTCTATCTTAATTCTTATTTTATTCTTGgtcaaatagaaagaaaaagaaatgtttaaagGTTACCACATCTGCAACCCTCCATCAACTGCATGCGTTTATTTCCAGCAACATGAAGCATTGAAGAAAGTTCTATTATAGGCCCTTCCATTCGTTGTTCAGTTCTGAAACTTGTTCTTACTAACCAACAGGCACATTGCGTTATCCTTTCAGCCATATGTCCACGTTCACTGTTTAGTTGGGTTCCATGTATAAAGTTGGGCTCCTGTTAGTTAAGCCGCTGCTTGTTGTTGGCTCCCCAGGCAAAGGGTCCGCTGCCCCAGGGAACCATCCTGAAAGTCATCAGTACCACAGCAGGAGGGAAGACTGCCTACATCACAACTACCACTCAGGTAAgactacaacttacaagcagAACTATCTTGCACTTTGGCAAACTATGTTGAAATCTTGAAGTCCTTCCTGCACTACATAGTGCGTATGGTAGCGCCCATCTGCGTTTCAATAGTCTTGGGGTctcacaactttgtgcaatcactacagccgGAGGCTTGCCCACTGGTAGTAGTGTGTATTCAATTTCCATACTTTTTCCCAAATGCCAAGTGCTAAGCAGGGATAGCTGCaccattttaaagtctttgacTCAACCGGGGATCAAGCTCACAACCTACTATTAACCAAAGCACATTGCTCACTTGGCCATCGCACTGGTTTATTAGCAAGTTATAACTACGCAACAGACTACACAACTCTTTTTGGTGCCTTTTGCAAAAGTGCATCGCAAAAACTGCAGTGGAATCTATTCTCTTAATAGTATGAGAATTGTTTATGAAGAAAAATGTTTATGATCTAGCACATTCTCACTATTTTATGCACTTTTCTTGTCTGTATTGTTGAGCACTATAGACAGGGAGGGAGCTCTGACAAAAGATTGACTTGTACATTTAAACATCTATGAACAAAATTGTTCTCTGAAGCTAAGTCTCAAAAAgttctttttcattttcaggcTGGGACAACGAAAGGAGCGACCATTATGGGGATCAGCAGCGTTACCCAGCAGCCTGTCGTCACCATCCCCAAAACCATCATCAAGACTGTCCCGGTGTCGTCGGTCATGTCGAGTATAGCCGGGCACGGCGGGGCCACGGGCGGCGCCACGCCAACCAAACCCACCATCATTGCAATCACTACCAAGGCAGTCACAGGGGTGGCAGGTAGGGGCAActaaattttgttgaaaatggtgacagtagccaggtggccactatagacaggattcttaattcttgGGCCAGTGGAAAAAATAATCTTAAGGgctaccaaaaagtggtcataaTGTCATTTATGGTATCCATTCTCTGCTTTTCCCGAACCAAAGAAATACAAGTAAAGCACATCTGACAACTATTTAGCCCAATACAGTAAATTTTGACAAATGATGTaacagaaaaatatgatatgatgacTTCTACAAACTGCTCCAAAAGCAATCAAGTCTAGTTTTGTAGTACATTGAAGAAGTAGACTGAATAATCTACACAAGTATTCCAAAAATCCATTAGTTCACAACCTaacaaaccaataaaccaaaACACATAAAACCCTTCCAATCTAATTTTTagtttaaacaaaacaaacgaagCAGATGTAGTGTTTGTTTAACTGATTATTAAACTTAAAGCTGGAACTGTGAGTAGAGGACCCTTTGTGAGATGTCcatgtttgtgttgtgtagGTATGACCACAGGGACCACCACCAAGCTTCCATCCACGTACATGGTGAAGAACACGTCAAGTCAGGGCAGCCAGCAGGTCGTCCGAACGGTCACCACCACCCTGGGGGTCACCCCCATGGGCACCGTCGTACGGACGGTGACGTCACAGATGCAGCCGGGCGTTCGGATCATCACCGTGCCCGCGTCCAGCATTACCACAACCACCACGCCGACCGGCCAGGTCCAGAGGATCGTGGTCACGCCGGTCACGAGACCGAGCGCCGCCTTGCAAGGGAAAACGGGAACCATCACCATTGTCACCCCAGCAGGTATGTACCCCATGCAGGTGGTGTGTGTCGTGTGGACTAGAAGGTtgagagtttgaatcccagctgttgtcaCTCACCAAGCTTGCACTATACTGAAAAAGGTTGCAGTTTTAGGATGAAATGTTAAATCGTGTTCCACAGTTCATTGTATTTGTCGAAAAATTAACTAGGGAAATTTTCCTAACGGCTCAAATTGCCCACCTGCACCATTTGAACCAAAATTTTGGGATTGTGGAAAGAAAATGAATAGCTGGCAATTTTGAAAGCTAAAAGAATACAGGCTAGGCTCAGTATTATCAATcacagattgaaaaaaaagtattttgaaatAAACTATTTTCAGCTCTGTATAATCTGTGTTTCTTGTCaccaccagtggaagattaactTTCTAGTAACTTTGAATAAGCTAGATATTAAGATTTCCATTTTGTTGACAGGTACCCAAGTTCCTGCATCCACAATACTCTCCTCAAGCAGTGCTGGAGCCACTGCGGGTACAGCGAGGCCCATCACCGTTTCCGTCGCAAACCTGCCATCTGTCTCTAACGTGCCCGTTACCATGACGACGGCACAGGCAGCGTCGGCCCTGTCGGCAGCCACCAGCAGCATCACACCCACGGGAATCACGCGACAGAGTCTGGCCAACCCCACAGCAATGACGGAGATGAAACAGATCATACAGAACACACAGGTAAGGACAACAACACTTCTCTGGTTAAAACTAGTCATTTCTCTTAAGACAATTGCATTTGGATGTAAACTAAAGAATAAGTACCCATTACATTCTTTCAGTCTCGAATCCACAGGTATCCTAGAACACAAACCCCGCTGTTTCGAacgggaggcaatatatgagaggatgtacaatcccaccctcaacagggAAGGAGGGCTGCAAGTCTAACTGACTGGCACTTGGGACCCAGCCTTGCCCGCGAAAAATCAGCTGCCTGTCCTCAGGCTGTTACAGTCCTATTGGGAATCACTTCACCTGAATAGTTCTCATAGTCTTCTGCCAAACACAGTCAATACAAGCTAAAAGTAGATTGCAAGAAGCTTGAATTCAAAACAAGTTATTTTTAGGCACTTTTGAATGATGTGGCACcaatgtttgttttcaaatcTCCAACAATATCCTGGTAATATGTATCCCTCCAGGCCATCACACCTGCCACCTCCACTGTGACCTCAGTAGCTGCCTCCTCCACAGAACAGGGGCAGCCACAGACCAGCTCCGCGGAGCAGCCGCAAGTTGGACCCTGCGGGACTATTCACGGTGAGATCACCTCCCATTGATATCTATTACTGCAATTCTTTAAATTTTCCTgggggttttatgttcgcaattTTCATGTTGACCACTTCACTGCAAATTTCAAACCTGCAGGACTATTCATTGTAAGACCTGTTGATGCATATTACCCCAATCCAAAGGAAAAGCATTGTGGTCTAGTTTGCCATATTTAGGTAGCAATATTTGGACTAAAGAGAGATGGTTGTATGAAATCTTTCACATGGAGATTGTAAAATGGACTGCTGATAAAGCATATTGTTGCTTTGTGATTGTTTTAAAATAGTTGTCatcttctcaagttatgctgataacaaacaaataaacacacatacatacacatacatacatacacagcctgctgcagtaccttaggaagCAGCCAGAAAGCCCGTTATCGAacatgacctttgttttccccataccaacccacctaccaaatatcataaacatccatccacagcttctcgagttatcatgtttacatacaaacactcatTCGACCACAGCCACCCCACCATGGCAAagccaaaaacataaccttctgatGAAGGTAATGACACTGATAAATGTTGATGTTTCCTCCTGTAGGCTGTGGTACTGATGACGAAGATGAGGATGCAGGGAAGCCCAAAATCGGCCCGTGTGGAACCATACATGGTGAGCTCTACCAGTCTCTCCTTCTCTAACTTGCTTCATTTCTCCTATACTGTAAAAATGTTACCAGTGACATTGACTTTTGATACTCAGAGTGTGATAGAAGACATGAGAAGAAGTgacaaaatgacaataatagCTATGtcttgtttctgttttttcCTAGGCTGTGGaactgatgatgaagatgatgagaaGGCAAAACCCACAATTGGTCCATGTGGTACTATACATGGTAAGGTTtggtcttgttttgtttgttctacaATTGTATTAGGTTAAAGTCAAAGTATTTTCCCCATGTAAACCTTGCTTTGTATGACCTATAAAGTACCATTCCTAACATTTATGTACtgaatttcttcttttatttcaaactcaACAGGCTGTGGgactgatgatgaagatgatgacaaGTCCAAGCCCTCAGAGGGACCCAAAATCGGGCCTTGTGGCACCATTCATGGTAAGACTTTTTGTGACCTATACACCTAAAATAAAGGGTACTTAGTGCTGAGAGCTTGTTTGATATATtacacatttttgtactttCCTCAGTGTCATCATTTGATTCATGCTATGCATATTTAActcatgatttttattttgacAGGTTGTGGTacagatgatgaagatgacgaCAAGTCAAAACCATCAGAACAGCAAAAAATTGGGCCATGTGGAACAGTACATGGTATGtgctttcttttaaaaaatcctGACTACCAACCAACAGTGTGCACCTCATGTTAAGCAAAGTAGCTGCTCTTTTATAACTGAATACTTCTCGAACGAGCTTCATTCCTAGTAATGTGTTCAAACCTGCTTCTGGAAGGTTGATAGTTCAAGGCCTCGTTCTAACCTGACTTGCATAGTTCTGGAAAAGGCTGTAGTTCTAAGATGTGACATGAAGACATGGTTTATTGTACTTGTCAAGAAGAGCAACTGTTTCCCTTGTTCAATGAAACTCTATACACTGTTTTAAACTTTTGTACTTCTTCTTGGGACCAATAATCCTACTGAACACCTAGTTTAAAACACAATTTCCTTTTTTCCTAACCCCTCCAGGTTGTGGgactgatgatgaagatgatgagaaGCCCAAGTTAGGGCCGTGCGGAACCACCCACGGCTGCGGCACGGATGACGAGGGAGAGGGTAACGACGACCCCACGCCCTCCACCACGACGCAGGCGGACCAGATGCAGGGAGAGGCGATGGACACGTCAGCGCCGTCCCAACCCCCGACCTCAGCAACAACGGCAGCATCAACAGTAGCTACCAGTTCTACAGGTCAGTGGAGAAAGTAGGGTTGATGTAGAGCAAATATTTCCTCCGAGGCAAGAGGTTTTTCTACAACTTTACAGCACGAGTATAtttagtacagtcaaacatggATTCAGCTCCTACTCatgggactgaggaaaaatggctGCTGAGGACAGCTGAGTGCTTAGGTCCAGGttgggttaactatgtaaaaataaaccggactgttttaatgtggcttgtgccACCTGTGCCCAATCAGGTTTGACTGAACCTTGAATATGAAAAAAGTCCTGTTGAAAAACTAGATGTTGCATGTTTTTCAAAATAGCATTGTTTCCTTTACATACCTAGTATGTTGTCTTCAGTTCTCAAAATTGTGCCACTCTTTCTACAGGCCATGGCCTTCTTTTATGGTGTCCAATTAGTGATGACCTACAAAAGACAAAGCAGTGCCAGTGTAACCAACCCTTGTTTGCAAAGATGATAACTGGAAATGTGGTGCCAACCTTTTTGAACCTTCTCTGTTCTGTCCTGTTCACAGCAGTAACTTCGCAAGCCACACCCATGGAGACAGGGCAGGCGGCATCGTCCTCTGTGGAACAGATGGACACCACGCCTGCACAGGTGCCAGCAGCCACCACAGCTGCAGCTGTAGCAGAAGCAGGTGAGACCATCAGCTTCCTGTAGATTATAGACTTATAACTTGATTTGAGTTGAAAATAACAGTGCAACAAATTACAACAATCCATCTACTCACACTGCAGCAAAAGTTTTCGTGTACAGTTTGTTCGgcctttttttaatctatgTGCACCAATCTAAAAACAGCCTTTGAATCTTGTCTTCAAATTCACCTTTATGTTATTATCTGAAAAGAATTCAGTCACAAATTCACACATGTAGTGTCTTGTAACTTGTCAAAAAGATAGAAGAGATGCACAAAGGAGCTACCGAAATTTTATCTGCcatattttccatttttccatGTCAACAAACCATTTTTGACTTCTGTACCTGCGCACCGAATCTGAGACAATCTCCATCATACACTGATGACTATGTTATCTTACAGAGGCCCTTGCAGCGGCCACCACCTCCAGTGTCATGACCCCCTCACCCTCTGCGGTGGACGGTGCAGCGGCTGTTCTTGCCACCCTGGCTGACTCTACGACCACG contains the following coding sequences:
- the LOC136434729 gene encoding host cell factor 1-like isoform X5, yielding MAAPVLKWRRVTGTTGPTPRPRHGHRAVAIKDLMVVFGGGNEGIVDELHVYNTATNQWFVPAVRGDIPPGCAAYGFVCDGTRLLVFGGMVEYGKYSNELYELQASRWEWKRLKPKSPKNGPPPCPRLGHSFTMCGTKVYLFGGLANDSEDPKNNIPRSGERYLNDLYTLELKPQSDVRAWDIPQTYGTPPPPRESHTCISYTDKDGKRPRLIIYGGMSGCRLGDLWQLEIETSSWTKPLVNGIAPLPRSLHSATQISHRMFVFGGWVPLVMDDQKVATHEKEWKCTNTLASLNLETMTWEPLAMEVFEDSVPRARAGHCAVNIGSRLYVWSGRDGYRKAWNNQVCCKDLWFLETEKPLAPTRVQLVRASTNTLEVCWGAIQTADAYLLQLQKYDMPPAQAATLPNAVSNPTMASTPASTSLQGSGSATMIRQMSSGTGPVTGIMKAPGLQPLRMPTQTTLVGTATTAIPQQSPPVRGRARVKSPVAVTMASSPRMATSTTSPRILTTTSPGTLPSGTGMSGIQALAAAAAATQKIPASPSGTTMRPQLSTTHTGTPVTLTLASGVKSTPIMQYFSNQVNTAATSILKTAAQAAQAGAQQQLQGKQIITVHKSGAVTLTPQTQVVTTVVGGVTKTVTLVKSVPVTAKGPLPQGTILKVISTTAGGKTAYITTTTQAGTTKGATIMGISSVTQQPVVTIPKTIIKTVPVSSVMSSIAGHGGATGGATPTKPTIIAITTKAVTGVAGMTTGTTTKLPSTYMVKNTSSQGSQQVVRTVTTTLGVTPMGTVVRTVTSQMQPGVRIITVPASSITTTTTPTGQVQRIVVTPVTRPSAALQGKTGTITIVTPAGTQVPASTILSSSSAGATAGTARPITVSVANLPSVSNVPVTMTTAQAASALSAATSSITPTGITRQSLANPTAMTEMKQIIQNTQAITPATSTVTSVAASSTEQGQPQTSSAEQPQVGPCGTIHGCGTDDEDEDAGKPKIGPCGTIHGCGTDDEDDEKAKPTIGPCGTIHGCGTDDEDDDKSKPSEGPKIGPCGTIHGCGTDDEDDDKSKPSEQQKIGPCGTVHGCGTDDEDDEKPKLGPCGTTHGCGTDDEGEGNDDPTPSTTTQADQMQGEAMDTSAPSQPPTSATTAASTVATSSTAVTSQATPMETGQAASSSVEQMDTTPAQVPAATTAAAVAEAEALAAATTSSVMTPSPSAVDGAAAVLATLADSTTTPVSASQARATPVNNGAMAPSLPGNVSNGLGPTVVKTEPGVKSEDQKDPSSKTILTGKREHNQWYDVGIFKGTSATVQYYYLPSENNQKGEDDIDVVNVPDHSMLKKQELLSGTAYKFRVAGINACGRGPWSEISAFKTCLPGYPGAPSAIRISKSTEGAHLSWEAPANTAGKILEYSVYLAVKSTSASTPDTKPLTPSQMAFVRVYCGPSASCTVTTSTLSNAHIDYTSKPAIIFRIAARNDKGYGPATQVRWLQDSSKDTKAAKRVAPSDSKSGTKKVKTEK
- the LOC136434729 gene encoding host cell factor 1-like isoform X4, with protein sequence MAAPVLKWRRVTGTTGPTPRPRHGHRAVAIKDLMVVFGGGNEGIVDELHVYNTATNQWFVPAVRGDIPPGCAAYGFVCDGTRLLVFGGMVEYGKYSNELYELQASRWEWKRLKPKSPKNGPPPCPRLGHSFTMCGTKVYLFGGLANDSEDPKNNIPRSGERYLNDLYTLELKPQSDVRAWDIPQTYGTPPPPRESHTCISYTDKDGKRPRLIIYGGMSGCRLGDLWQLEIETSSWTKPLVNGIAPLPRSLHSATQISHRMFVFGGWVPLVMDDQKVATHEKEWKCTNTLASLNLETMTWEPLAMEVFEDSVPRARAGHCAVNIGSRLYVWSGRDGYRKAWNNQVCCKDLWFLETEKPLAPTRVQLVRASTNTLEVCWGAIQTADAYLLQLQKYDMPPAQAATLPNAVSNPTMASTPASTSLQGSGSATMIRQMSSGTGPVTGIMKAPGLQPLRMPTQTTLVGTATTAIPQQSPPVRGRARVKSPVAVTMASSPRMATSTTSPRILTTTSPGTLPSGTGMSGIQALAAAAAATQKIPASPSGTTMRPQLSTTHTGTPVTLTLASGVKSTPIMVNTAATSILKTAAQAAQAGAQQQLQGKQIITVHKSGAVTLTPQTQVVTTVVGGVTKTVTLVKSVPVTLQGGKVTLIQTKPLSSTGMVLGTSPQGAAPGVGSMARQLGQLQAKGPLPQGTILKVISTTAGGKTAYITTTTQAGTTKGATIMGISSVTQQPVVTIPKTIIKTVPVSSVMSSIAGHGGATGGATPTKPTIIAITTKAVTGVAGMTTGTTTKLPSTYMVKNTSSQGSQQVVRTVTTTLGVTPMGTVVRTVTSQMQPGVRIITVPASSITTTTTPTGQVQRIVVTPVTRPSAALQGKTGTITIVTPAGTQVPASTILSSSSAGATAGTARPITVSVANLPSVSNVPVTMTTAQAASALSAATSSITPTGITRQSLANPTAMTEMKQIIQNTQAITPATSTVTSVAASSTEQGQPQTSSAEQPQVGPCGTIHGCGTDDEDEDAGKPKIGPCGTIHGCGTDDEDDEKAKPTIGPCGTIHGCGTDDEDDDKSKPSEGPKIGPCGTIHGCGTDDEDDDKSKPSEQQKIGPCGTVHGCGTDDEDDEKPKLGPCGTTHGCGTDDEGEGNDDPTPSTTTQADQMQGEAMDTSAPSQPPTSATTAASTVATSSTAVTSQATPMETGQAASSSVEQMDTTPAQVPAATTAAAVAEAEALAAATTSSVMTPSPSAVDGAAAVLATLADSTTTPVSASQARATPVNNGAMAPSLPGNVSNGLGPTVVKTEPGVKSEDQKDPSSKTILTGKREHNQWYDVGIFKGTSATVQYYYLPSENNQKGEDDIDVVNVPDHSMLKKQELLSGTAYKFRVAGINACGRGPWSEISAFKTCLPGYPGAPSAIRISKSTEGAHLSWEAPANTAGKILEYSVYLAVKSTSASTPDTKPLTPSQMAFVRVYCGPSASCTVTTSTLSNAHIDYTSKPAIIFRIAARNDKGYGPATQVRWLQDSSKDTKAAKRVAPSDSKSGTKKVKTEK
- the LOC136434729 gene encoding host cell factor 1-like isoform X2, yielding MAAPVLKWRRVTGTTGPTPRPRHGHRAVAIKDLMVVFGGGNEGIVDELHVYNTATNQWFVPAVRGDIPPGCAAYGFVCDGTRLLVFGGMVEYGKYSNELYELQASRWEWKRLKPKSPKNGPPPCPRLGHSFTMCGTKVYLFGGLANDSEDPKNNIPRSGERYLNDLYTLELKPQSDVRAWDIPQTYGTPPPPRESHTCISYTDKDGKRPRLIIYGGMSGCRLGDLWQLEIETSSWTKPLVNGIAPLPRSLHSATQISHRMFVFGGWVPLVMDDQKVATHEKEWKCTNTLASLNLETMTWEPLAMEVFEDSVPRARAGHCAVNIGSRLYVWSGRDGYRKAWNNQVCCKDLWFLETEKPLAPTRVQLVRASTNTLEVCWGAIQTADAYLLQLQKYDMPPAQAATLPNAVSNPTMASTPASTSLQGSGSATMIRQMSSGTGPVTGIMKAPGLQPLRMPTQTTLVGTATTAIPQQSPPVRGRARVKSPVAVTMASSPRMATSTTSPRILTTTSPGTLPSGTGMSGIQALAAAAAATQKIPASPSGTTMRPQLSTTHTGTPVTLTLASGVKSTPIMQYFSNQVNTAATSILKTAAQAAQAGAQQQLQGKQIITVHKSGAVTLTPQTQVVTTVVGGVTKTVTLVKSVPVTLQGGKVTLIQTKPLSSTGMVLGTSPQGAAPGVGSMARQLGQLQAKGPLPQGTILKVISTTAGGKTAYITTTTQAGTTKGATIMGISSVTQQPVVTIPKTIIKTVPVSSVMSSIAGHGGATGGATPTKPTIIAITTKAVTGVAGMTTGTTTKLPSTYMVKNTSSQGSQQVVRTVTTTLGVTPMGTVVRTVTSQMQPGVRIITVPASSITTTTTPTGQVQRIVVTPVTRPSAALQGKTGTITIVTPAGTQVPASTILSSSSAGATAGTARPITVSVANLPSVSNVPVTMTTAQAASALSAATSSITPTGITRQSLANPTAMTEMKQIIQNTQAITPATSTVTSVAASSTEQGQPQTSSAEQPQVGPCGTIHGCGTDDEDEDAGKPKIGPCGTIHGCGTDDEDDEKAKPTIGPCGTIHGCGTDDEDDDKSKPSEGPKIGPCGTIHGCGTDDEDDDKSKPSEQQKIGPCGTVHGCGTDDEDDEKPKLGPCGTTHGCGTDDEGEGNDDPTPSTTTQADQMQGEAMDTSAPSQPPTSATTAASTVATSSTVTSQATPMETGQAASSSVEQMDTTPAQVPAATTAAAVAEAEALAAATTSSVMTPSPSAVDGAAAVLATLADSTTTPVSASQARATPVNNGAMAPSLPGNVSNGLGPTVVKTEPGVKSEDQKDPSSKTILTGKREHNQWYDVGIFKGTSATVQYYYLPSENNQKGEDDIDVVNVPDHSMLKKQELLSGTAYKFRVAGINACGRGPWSEISAFKTCLPGYPGAPSAIRISKSTEGAHLSWEAPANTAGKILEYSVYLAVKSTSASTPDTKPLTPSQMAFVRVYCGPSASCTVTTSTLSNAHIDYTSKPAIIFRIAARNDKGYGPATQVRWLQDSSKDTKAAKRVAPSDSKSGTKKVKTEK